From the genome of Candidatus Tanganyikabacteria bacterium:
ACGCGTACGTCGAGGCCCTTCGTAGCAACCACCTGGCGAAGGTGGCGGTCTAGCAGGACATGCCTATGGAAACGCTGATCTTCGACAAGTCGATCTCCGGCCGGCGCGGCGTCACATTGCCCGCGGCCGGCGTCCCCGAGCGGCCGATCGAGTCGCTCGTGCCCGCGGCCCTTGTTCGCAAGGAGCCGCCAGGGCTGCCCGAGCAGTCCGAACTCGAGGTGGTGCGCCACTACACCCGGCTCAGCCAGCTCAATCACAGCATCGACACGGGCTTCTACCCGCTCGGCTCTTGCACCATGAAGTACAACCCCAAGGTCAACGAGCAGGCCGCCCGGCTCGACGGCTTCGCCAACCTTCACCCCTACCAGTCGCCCGACCAGTCGCAGGGAGCGCTGCAACTGATGTACGAGCTCCAGCAATGGCTGGCGGCCATCACCGGGATGGAGCGCGTGAGCCTCCAGCCGGCGGCCGGGGCGCATGGCGAGCTCACCGGCATCCTGATGATCAAGGCCTATCACGAGAGCCGCGGCCAGAACCGCCGCAAGGTCCTGGTGCCCGACTCGGCCCACGGCACCAATCCCGCCACCGCGGCGCTGGCCGGCTTCGACGTCGTCACGGTCAAGTCCGACGAGCGCGGCCTCGTATCGGTGGAGAATTTGCGGGAGCATCTCGACGACCAGGTGGCGGCCCTGATGCTCACCAATCCCAACACGCTCGGGCTATTCGAGGAGGAAATACTCTCCATCCAGCAACTGGTCCACGATTGCGGCGGCCTGCTGTACTACGACGGCGCCAATCTCAACGCGATCCTGGGCACGGTGCGCCCCGGGGACATGGGCTTCGACGTCGTGCACATCAATTTGCACAAGACCTTCTCCACGCCGCACGGCGGCGGCGGTCCCGGCGCCGGGCCGGTCGCGGTGGGCCCGGCCCTCGTGCCGTTCTTGCCCGTACCGGCGATCGAGGTGGACGAGCAGGGCCGCTACTTCCTCGATGCGGACCGGCCGCGCAGCATCGGCCGGGTCAAGGCGTTCTTCGGCAACTTCGGCATGTTCGTGCGGGCCTATGCCTTCATCCTGGCCCACGGGGCCGAAGGCCTGGTGCAGGTCAGCCGCGACGCGGTGCTGGGCGCCAATTACCTCAAGGCCCGCCTCCAGGATGCGTTCGACGTGCCGTACGGGCAGCCCTGCATGCACGAATTCGTGCTCTCGGGCAGCCGGCAGAAAGCCAGGGGCGTCTCGACCC
Proteins encoded in this window:
- the gcvPB gene encoding aminomethyl-transferring glycine dehydrogenase subunit GcvPB encodes the protein MPMETLIFDKSISGRRGVTLPAAGVPERPIESLVPAALVRKEPPGLPEQSELEVVRHYTRLSQLNHSIDTGFYPLGSCTMKYNPKVNEQAARLDGFANLHPYQSPDQSQGALQLMYELQQWLAAITGMERVSLQPAAGAHGELTGILMIKAYHESRGQNRRKVLVPDSAHGTNPATAALAGFDVVTVKSDERGLVSVENLREHLDDQVAALMLTNPNTLGLFEEEILSIQQLVHDCGGLLYYDGANLNAILGTVRPGDMGFDVVHINLHKTFSTPHGGGGPGAGPVAVGPALVPFLPVPAIEVDEQGRYFLDADRPRSIGRVKAFFGNFGMFVRAYAFILAHGAEGLVQVSRDAVLGANYLKARLQDAFDVPYGQPCMHEFVLSGSRQKARGVSTLAMAKRLIDFGIHPPTMYFPLVVPEAMMIEPTETEGKETLDRFVAAMRQIASEVESDPDLVNGAPHSAPIGRVDEVTAARRPILRWQPPR